Within the Anaerotignum faecicola genome, the region GGATGCCCTTCGGCAAATCCATCTGGCAACAGGGCTTACGCATAATCATCTGCGGTGTCATATCGCAAGCGGATTGTATTATTTTATCGCAAAAGCCATCGTCACAATAGCACCAAAAAATGCCGATTTGAAAACCTGTATCCAATACGGCTTAGAAAAAGGCTTTGCATTTTATCACACGCCTGAAAGCCTTGCGGAGCTGATGTACTTCCAGAGATTACGCGATTTAAATGAATTTTTCTCTCTGCCCGAAGATGAAATCGAGAGCGACGGCTATGTTCTGCATGCTTTGGAGGCGGCAATCTGGTGTCTGCTTCATACCAATCGCTTTCGGGACTGCCTGCTCCGCGCAGTCAATCTCGGCGATGATACCGATACCACTGCCGCAATCGCAGGCGGTCTGGCAGGGCTGTATTATCACTATGAAGCCATGCCTCAGGAATGGGTAAATGCCATCCGAAGAAAAGCATGGATAAAAAGGCTGTGCCTGCAAGAGCTTTAGCATAAAAACAGGACTTCCCCTGCGGGAAGTCCTTTGTAACCTACTCATTTTCAATTCTTCATCTTCTGCACTCAACTCGCCCATTTCCTCCAGTGCAACAAGGTACTGTCTGAAAATATTCTCTTTAGATTTTTCTATGCAGGATAAATATTGCGGCTCCTTCATCATTCTGAAAAGCTCCATTCTTGTCGGAACTTTTCCGTGCAAGGCTGCCTTTATTCGATAATACTCACTTCTTGTCCACGAATTTACTATCATTGCAATCACCCTTCATTTCGTTTTCTCAGAATCAGATTCAGCCACCGTTCGTCTCCTCTTTCCGGTCGAACATCGCCGGTAATCCATTTCCCCTCTATGTCAAAGCCATCTATTTCTGCCAATATCTTCGCAAATGCTTCCTCTGTCATATCAAGAAAATATCTTCCCCTTCGCTCTCCCTCAAAAGCCCCATATTTAAATGAAAGATAGGCAATCCCCTCTTTCTTGAGTGCAAGCAATATTTTTTTCAGCACCTCTTTTAATTCATTATGGGTTAAATGAAGAATGGACGCACACGCCCAAATCCCATCATACTTTTCATATTCCTCCAATTCCTGAAATAACATTTGCTTCACTTCAATACCCGTATATCGACTTGCCGCCCGACACATCTCGGCAGAACCGTCTACCGCCTCCACAAAATAACCTCTATTTAGAAAACATTTTGTGTCACGCCCCGAACCACAGCCAAAATCTAAAATCAAAGCACCCTTTTCCAGCTTACTCAAAAAAAGCTCTTGTACCTCACTAAAATCGACCTCTCTTGTTTCACGGATAAAATTTTCTGCATTTTGTTCATAATATAATAAGGTCTTTCTCATACTTTAACTCCCTCATATCAAATAGGCTTTTAAAGCATAATATCATCTTCACTGTCTCTCGGCAAGCCTTCTGCCGATAACCACATAAAAACAGGACTTCCCCTACGAGAAGTCCTCATTTTTTTCTCTCTATAAAATTAGTACAGCTTAGCACCTGCCGGAATGTGGTCATCTACCATCAGAAGGTTCAGTCCTTCGTGACCGTCTTCCTCGTGTACTGCCGAAATCAGCATACCCTCGGAATCAATGCCCATCATCTTTCTCGGCGGCAAGTTCACGATAGCGATTGCTGTCTTACCAACCAGTTCTTCCGGCTCATAATAGTCGTGAATACCGCTTAAAATCACACGATCCTTACGTTCACCGTCATCCAGTACAAACTTCAGCAGCTTTTTGGATTTTGCAACTGCCTCACATGCCAGAATCTTAACCGCACGGAAATCGGATTTTGCAAATGTATCGAAATCTACCATTTCTTCAAAAATAGGCTCAATCTTCACATTGGAGAAATCAACCCTCTCAGCGACCTTTGCTGCAGGTGCTGCTTCGGAAGTCTTGGATGCCTTCTTATCAGCGTCCAGAGGCTTCATTGTCGGGAACAAGATAACGTCTCTGATAGAAACGGATTCTGTCAGCAGCATAACAAATCTGTCGATACCAACACCCAGACCGCCTGTAGGGGGCATACCGTATTCCAGCGCAGTCAGGAAGTCCTCATCAATCATATTTGCCTCATCGTCGCCGTTTTCGCGCAGATATTCCTGATATTCAAAACGCGCACGCTGGTCGATGGGATCGTTCAGCTCGGAGTATGCGTTGCCGTATTCTCTGCCGACAATAAACAGCTCGAATCTTTCTGTAAATTCCGGTTTATCGGGCTTTCTCTTTGTCAGAGGAGAAATTTCTACAGGGTAATCAATGATGAAGGTAGGCTGAATCAGGTTCTTTTCTACGAATTCTTCAAAGAACAGGTTCAGAATATCGCCCTTTACATGGCGTTCTTCAAATTCTACGCCCTTTTCTGCCGCGATTTTCTTTGCTTCCTCTGTATCCTTCACCTGGTCGAAATCAACGCCTGTAAACTGCTTTACGGCATCTGTCATTGTGATTCTTGCGAAGGGCTGACCCAGATCCAGATCATAGCCGCCGTAGGTAATCTTTGTTGTGCCCAGCACGTTCTGTGCTACGGTGCGGAACATTTCTTCCGTAATATCCATCATGCCCTTGTAATCTGTGTAGGCCTGATACAGCTCCATCAGGGTAAATTCGGGGTTATGACGAACGGAAATGCCCTCGTTTCTGAATACACGACCAATTTCATATACTCTTTCAAAGCCGCCGACAATCAGTCTCTTCAGGGGCAGCTCCAGCGCAATACGGCAGTACATATCAATATCCAGTGTATTGTGGTGTGTGATAAAGGGTCTTGCGGACGCACCGCCGGGGATGGTCTGCAAAACGGGAGTTTCTACCTCTAAGAAGCCCTTTGCGTCCAAAAACCTTCTGATTTCTGTAATAATTTTGGAACGCTTGATAAAGGTATCTCTGGATTCGGGGTTTACAATCAGGTCTACATATCTCTGTCTGTAGCGCAGCTCCTGATCCTTCAGACCATGGAACTTTTCGGGCAGAACCTGCAGGCTCTTGGAAAGCAGAACAACCTCTTTTGCGTGTACGGAAATTTCGCCTGTTTTTGTTTTGAATACAAAGCCCTTAATGCCGATGATATCACCGATGTCATATTTTTTGAATGCAGCGTAATCCTCCTCGCCGATGTCATTCTTGCTGACATAGGACTGCATCAGACCGTTTCTGTCCTGAATATTGCAGAAGGATGCCTTCCCCATGATACGCTTGCTCATCAGTCTGCCTGCGATGCAAACATCCTTATTCTCCAGCGCATCAAAGTTCGCTCTGATTTCGTCGCTGTGGTGTGTCACGTCATATTTTACAATCTGGAAGGGGTCCTTGCCTGCTTCCTGCATCTGTGCCAGCTTTTCTCTTCTGATTCTATTCTGTTCACTCAGCTCCTGCTGGGTCAACTCCTTATTTTCCTCTGCCACTTTTCTTCCTCCTGTCCGTTCTTTTGTAATGGTTTTATTTTGTAAATCTCAGCACCTTGAATTCTACTTCGCCGTCAGGTGTTTCAATCATAATGATATCGTCCTTTTTATGTCCCAGAAGTGCCATGCCGACAGGGGATTCGTTGGAAATTCTGCCGTTCATGGGGTCTGCCTCGGCAGAGCCTACAATGGTGTATTCCATTTCCTCGTCAAATTCCACATCCAGTACCGTTACGGTTGTACCCAGGCTGATGGTATCCTTTGCACCCTCTTCTTCATCGATAACCTCTGCATTGCGCAGCATTTTTTCCAGCTGCACGATACGCGCTTCGATTTCTGCCTGTTCTTCCTTCGCTGCATCATATTCGGCGTTTTCGGAAAGGTCACCCTGACCTCTTGCTTCTTTAATTTTTTCTGCTACGTCTTTTCTGCGGACGGTTTTCAGGTTTTCCAGCTCCGCCTCCATGTTTTTCAGACCGTCATAGGTCAAAACAACTTTCTTTTCTGTCATGGGTGTGTCACTCCTCGTTTTAGTCTCATTTCATGCTTTCCTCGTTTTAGACAAGGAAAAAAGGAAGGCTTGCGATTACCCTCCCGAACTATCGTAATATTATATACTGATTCCGATCGGATTGTCAACGCTTTTTCCTTGAAAAATCAAGGCTTCTTATCCGGATACAGCTTTATTTTTACCCTTTTGCCGAAGGCGGAAAAGCCCGAAACGGAAAAGCCCTTCTCCTGCAAGGCGGAAAACAGCCGCTCCCCGTCCCAATCCTCTGCCGAAAAGCCTTCCCGAAACGCCGCGCAGCCAAGGTATGCCCTCGCCTCGGCAAGCCTGCCCTCCATCTGCTCACCGCCCTCTGCCGCCATGCGGAAAAAGAACCCCTCCGCCGCCGAAATATCCGGACGCAGACTCCTAAGCCGCCGCAGAACAGGGCGATTGCCTGCGAAATCCAGCCAGATGCACCCTCGCTTCAGAATATGCTCATAGGCACGCTGCTCCATGCCGCAGGAAAGCACCACATCCGCCGCCCCAAGCGCAGCATTTTTCGGGGAGGAAAAGACCTCCGCCATCAAGCCGCGCTCCGCATAAAGCCGCTGCACCACGCCCTCTGCCGTTTCCGGCTCCTGCGTAAAAATGGCAAGGCGGTTCACCTCATTTCCCAGAGAGGAAAGCACCCTCCCCCAGATATGCGGCTCGCCCCCTGCCAGAAGAAATGCCGATTCCTCCGGATTTCTGCCCTGCCGGCGCAATGCCTCTGCCGCACCTGCGAAGGCAAAAAGCTGTGCCAGCCTGCGCCCCTCGGCAAAGGGAAGCCGTTCTCTGGGAAATTCTCCCTCGGCAGGCGGCACAATGATGGCGGCACCCGCTTCCTCCAGGGCTGCCAGAAGGCGCACCGCCCCCCTTCTCCAATCTGCTGTCAGTACAGCTGTCCGCTCTGCCTGCAAAATGCCTGTCAGTACCCCGTCCACTCGTGTCAGTGTGTACGGGTAAGTGTCCACTGTTTTTCTCTGTCTCCACCGCTGCGGCAGCAGCTTTGTCCACTTAGGAAGGACAGGCTCCTCCCCCTCTTCCAGAAATCGCACTCTTGCCGATTCCATGCTCTATTCCCCCTTTTCCGATAGGCTTTTCCCTGTTTTGTCAGAGAAATTCGCCTGCTTTTTCCTTAAAACTCCATACGATTCCAAAAAATTACATCCGTTTGTACTTTTCTTAATGCAAAACTTACAAGTATTTAATTTTGTACACAAAATACAAGTTCTTTTTCTCGTACAGTATTGACAACAAAATTTCAATAATCTAACATTAAATTATACAAAAGATAGCAATTCCCCATTCAGACGGGAACCCGATACAGGATAACAAATCACTATTTCTATCCCTTACTATTTATATGAAAGGAGTCCACACCATGAACACAAAAATGATGAAAACCATGGATGGTAATGAAGCTGCGGCATACGTTTCCTATGCCTTTACAGAGGTCGCAACGATTTACCCCATCACTCCCTCCTCCCCTATGGCGGAGCACGTAGACAGCTGGGCTGCAAACGGCAAAAAGAATATCTTCGGTCAGACCGTACGTCTGCTGGAGCTGGAATCCGAGGCAGGTGCCGCAGGCGCAATGCACGGCGCTCTGGAGGCAGGCACACTGGCAACAACATATACCGCATCTCAGGGGCTGCTGCTGATGATTCCCCCGATGTACAGAATCGCAGGGCAGCTGAAGCCCGGCGTATTCCACGTTGCATCCAGAACCGTTGGTACACATGCCTTCTCCATCTTCGGCGATCACTCCGACGTTATGTCCTGCCGTCAGATTGGCTGCGCAATGCTTTCCTCCGCATCCGTACAGGAGGTTATGGACTTAGCAGGTGTGGCACACCTTTCCGCAATCAAGGGCAGCGTTCCCTTCATCCACTTCTTCGATGGCTTCCGCACCTCTCATGAGCTGCAGAAAATCGAAGTAATGGACTATGAGGATCTGGAAAAGCTGGTGGATCAGGATGCACTGAAGAAATTCAGAAAGAATGCACTGAATCCCGAACACCCCGTACAGCGCTCCACCGTACAGAACCCCGACGTATTCTTCCAGAACAGAGAGGCATGCACACCCTTCTACACCAGACTGCCTGAAATCGTAGAGGAATACATGAACGAAATCAACAAAATTACAGGCAGAAATTACAAGCTGTTCAACTACTTCGGCGCAGCTGATGCAGAGCATGTTATCGTAGCGATGGGCTCCGTAACAGGCGTTGCGCAGGAGGTTGTGGAAAGCCTGACCGCAAAGGGCGAAAAGGTTGGTTTCCTGCAGGTTCACCTGTACAGACCCTTCTCTCTGGCACACTTCGCAGCAGCTCTGCCCGAAACAGTAAAGGTTCTGACCGTTCTGGACAGAACAAAGGAACCCGGCGCACTGGGCGAGCCTCTTTACGGCGATGTTTGTTCCGCACTGATCGAAACAGGCAGAACCACAAAGGTTCTGGCAGGCAGATACGGTCTGTCCTCCAAGGATGTGACTCCTGCACAGATTATCGCAGTATTTGACAACATGAAGGGCGCACAGAAAAACCACTTCACCGTTGGTATCATTGATGATATTTCCAACAGCTCCATCGAGGTTGGCGCAGAGCCCGATCTGGCTGACGCAAGCACCGTATCCTGCAAATTCTGGGGTCTTGGCTCCGACGGTACGGTTGGCGCAAACAAAAACTCCATCAAAATCATCGGTGACCACACAGATAAATACGCACAGGCTTATTTTGAATATGACACAAAGAAATCCGGCGGTATCACACGTTCTCACCTGCGTTTCGGCGACAAGCCCATCCGCTCCAGCTATCTGGTAACAAAGAACGCAAACTTCGTTGCTTGTCATAACCAGAGCTACATGGAAAAATATGATATCGTTTCCGAAATCAAGCCCGGCGGCACCTTCCTGCTGAACTGCACATGGACACCCGAAGAGCTGGATCATCACCTGTCTGCGGAGGTAAAGAGAACCATCGCAAACAACAACATCCACTTCTACACCATTGATGCAATCAAGATTGGTAAGGAAATCGGTCTGGGTAACAAGACAAACGCAATTTTGCAGTCCGCATTCTTCAAGCTGGCAAACATCATCCCCGTTGATGACGCAGTTACATACATGAAGGCGGCTATCGTAAAATCCTACGGCAAGAAGGGCGAAAAGGTTGTCAACATGAACTATGCCGCTGTTGACGCAGGGCTTTCCGGTCTGACAAAGATTGACGTTCCCGCAAGCTGGAAGGATGCAAAGGATGTAGATCACGAAGCAATCAAGAAGGTTCTTCCCGAATATGTAGAAAAGCTGATGGTTCCCATGAACGCACTGAAGGGCGACCTGCTGCCTGTATCCGTATTTGCAGGCAGAGAGGACGGCACAGTTCCTCTTGGCACCTCCGCATTTGAAAAACGCGGTGTTGCAATTGACGTTCCCGCATGGGATGCAACAAAATGTATCCAGTGTAACCAGTGCTCCTACGTTTGCCCTCACGCTGCAATCCGTCCTTTCCTGCTGACAGAGGAGGAAGCAGCAAACGCTCCCGCATCCTACGCAGTTCTGGATGCAAACGGCGCAGGCGAAATCAAGCAGTACAAATTCCGTATGCAGGTTGACCCTCTGGATTGTCAGGGCTGCGGTGTCTGCGTAACAGCCTGCCCTGCAAAGGAAAAGGCACTTGTGATGCATCCTCTGGAAACACAGCTGCACGAACAGGATAACTGGGACTTCTCCCTGACCCTGTCTGATAAGAAGAACCCCATGAGCAAATTCACCGTAAAGGGCTCTCAGTTCGAACAGCCTCTGCTGGAATTCTCCGGCGCATGTGCAGGCTGCGGCGAAACAGCTTATGCGAAGCTGATGACACAGCTTTACGGCGACAGAATGTATCTGGCAAACGCAACAGGCTGTACACAGGCTTGGGGTGCAGCAGCTCCCTGCGTACCTTACACCACAAACAAGGAAGGCTGGGGCCCCGCATGGAGCAACTCCCTGTTTGAAAATAACGCACAGTTCTCCGTTGGTATGGTTCTGGCTGTAGAGCAGCAGAGAGACCGCGTAACCATGAAGGTAAAGGATCTGCTGGCAATGACCGCAGGCACAGATTTTGCGGCAGCAGCTGAAACATGGCTGGAAAACTGGGATAACGGCGACAGAAGCAAGGCTGACAGCCGTGCGGTTATCGCAGCACTGAAGGAACTGAAGGTTGACGGTGCAGCAGCAGAGCTGAAGGACTTCATTCTGGAAAACAGCGAACACCTGACAAAGAAATCCATGTGGATGTACGGCGGTGACGGCTGGGCATACGACATCGGCTACGGCGGTCTGGACCACGTTCTGGCAAGCGGTCGTGACGTAAACGTACTGGTTGTAGATACCGAGGTTTACTCCAACACAGGCGGTCAGTCCTCCAAGGCAACCCCCATCGGCGCTGTGGCACAGTTTGCCGCAGGCGGTAAGCCTACTGTAAAGAAGGATCTGGGTATGCTGGCAATGAGCTATGGCTACATCTATGTTGCACAGGTTGCACTGGGCGCAGACCCCAACCAGCTCATCAAAGCACTGAAGGAAGCAGAGGCATACAAAGGGCCTTCCCTGATTATTGCTTACGCACCTTGTATCAACCACGGTATTTCCAAGGGCATGGCAAATGCACAGCTGGAAGCAAAGCTGGCTGTTCAGGCAGGCTACTGGCATCTGTATCGCTTCAACCCCGACCTCAAGAAGGAAGGCAAGAATCCCTTCATTCTGGATTCCAAGGAGCCTACACTGGACTTCAATGAATTCCTGATGGGTGAAGTACGTTACGCTTCTCTGGTTCGTACCTTCCCCGAAACCGCAGAGGTTCTGTTGAAGGAAGCAGCAGAAAATGCAAAGGATAAATATGCATCCTATAAGAAGCTGGCAGAGGCTTAAAAAATAATTAAAAAAACGAAGGGCGGAACCGAAAGGTTCCGCCCTTTTCAGTGTGTCGATAGAGGGCAGCGTTTCCTTTTCGGCAAGTTTTCAAGAAGTCATTACGTTGCGAGTATAGTCGAAGCGATGAAAAAGTTATCTATCATATTGTATAACTTTTTTATCAACTCTATTGACAAGAAAACTTGGCATGAATATAATGAAAGTATGCAAAGAAAACTTGGAACGGAGGTGTTCTATGAAAAAGGAAGAAATTTTAAATGCAAGCAGAAAAGAGCATCGCAACAAAGATTTGGCTGAAATGGAAGTGGCATATCAAGCAGGATGTCACGCAAGCAGAGTTGGTGCCTTAGTGTGTTGTCTGCTTTCTTGGTTATCATCTATGCTTGTCCATATTATGATTTATAGTCCATGGGTTATATACTTTAGCATTCTTGCAACACAATGGTTGGTCCGTTTTATCAAAATGAAACGAAAGAGCGATTTGGTATTGAGCGTTTTATTTTTCATTCTTGCAATTTTGGCATTTGTTGGATTTGTTTGCCGCCTTTTAGAGGTGAGGGTATGAAAGAACAATTACAACTGAAAAATCACTTGAAGGAATTTCGTACAGAAGCAAACCTTTCTCAAGCTCAACTTGCAGAAATGGTAGGCGTGTCAAGAAACACGATTAGTTCCATTGAAACAGGGCAATTCAATCCAACTGCAAAATTGGCTCTTATCCTTTGTATTGCATTAGATAAGAAGTTTGAAGATTTGTTTTATTTTTAGGAGGTTATTATGGAAAATATTGTGTTATTGATTTTGGGAGTGTTCATATCTGTTATGGGAATTGTAAATATCAAAGGCAATATCAGCACCATTCACTCTTATAACAGACGAAAAGTAAAGGAAGAAGATATACCGAAGTACGGAAAAGCCGTCGGCACAGGAACGCTTATAATCGGAGTATCTCTTGTGTTAGGTTTCATAGTTTCGTTTTGGAGTGAGGAAATGATAGCTTATATCACCCATCCGGCAGTTGTTGTCGGATTAGGCTTTATGCTATATGGACAATTCAAATATAACAAAGGTATTTTTTGAGAATATAGGTAATTTCAAAGATAATTTCAATTTTCACAAACATCAATCAGAATATATCTAACAAAAGGGCGAAATCTCTCGGTTCCGCCCTTTTTCATGCAAAATTCCTCTGCAATTTCTTCTAATTCTTAAGACTTTCTTTCAATTTCCGAAAGTCCCTTTTCTTTGCGGAAACTTTGTGCTACTATGTTATCCGAAAAGAAAACCTGAAAGGAGAAACACCCCATGAAAAAGAAATTTATCACCCTTTTGCTCTGTGCTGCTGTCGGCATTGGCGCGCTTTCCGGCTGCGGAGGCAATACCCCTGCAAAGGAACTGCCGGAGGATTCCGTTGCCGCCGATATTACAGTAGATAAGGAGAGCCTGCCTCCGCTGAGCGAGGATTTACAGGAAATTTACGAAGGTGCTTATAAAATTTATTACCAGATCAGCTTTGGCACATTTGATTATGATGAAAATGCCACATACGAGAAGGATGAATTGACATACTACAAAATCACTGATCCCCGTTTCCCGACCTATGAGGATTTCCGTACCTATCTGTTACAGTATTTCACGGAATTTTTCGTAGACAACAGCATCCTCAGCAAGGATAACCTGATGTTCACCAAGGGCGAGGACGGCGGTCTATATTACCTGGGCGGCGGCAGAGGCTCGAATATCTTCTATGCAGGGCACACCTTTGAAATAGATAAGGAAAGCGAGGACGAAATCGGCTTCGAGGCAACCGCATATTACACCAACAGCAACGAGGCATACAAGGGTGATTATTTCTACACCACCCCGGACAATCCCGAAGATTACACCACACAGAAATTTCTGTTTGTACTCTGGAAGGAAGATGCAGGCTGGAGATTTAATACCTTCCATCTGTTCTTCTGATTTTGATATAGCCCCCTTTATGAGAAAATGACTTGAGCGAAATGCTCAAGTCATTTTTGTTTTGGGGAAACGGCGATTGGGCACAGGGGAATCACCTCTCGTGTGCAAGAAAAAGCAGCGGCGCAAGCGCCGATTGGGCGCAGTCGCGCCAAAAATTCTTCTTAGACAATATCAGTCATTCGCCAGTTTGGAACTTTCTCGGCGAAACAGAGGATTTCTTCCTTACTTTTTATGCTAAAAAGTAACAAAAACTTGGAACCCGTTTCGCTATGGGTTCCAAACCTCCGCACCCGAGGAAAGGGCAACAAGGTTTCCCTTTCCAAACCCTTCCCCGCAGACCCGAAAGGGTATGGAGAAAAGCGGCGCAGGTGCGCCTGCAACCTTTCCTCTAAAGTTGAAGTGCTTTTATCAAATCCAATATACGATTCTGATTTTTTTCGCTTAATTTCTGAAATTCGTGTAAAAAACATTCTTCTTTTTTCGATGGATTTTTTCCAACCAATTCATCTAAAGAAATATCCAAAATAATTGCTATTTTTATCAAATCATCAATCGAAGGCTCATTTCGACCGCTTTCATAGTTCGCAATCGTCATATGTCCGTAATTTAATTTCCTTGCCAATGTAGCCTGTGAATATTTTTTTCTTTTTCGGAATTGCTTCAAATTTGCCGCAAACTCGGACATATCATCACCTCTCAAAATCCATTTAATAATATTTTAGAACAAATTATTCAAAATATCAATAGAACAAATCGTTCAATCTATAGTAAAAACGGTGATGAAAATGATTTATAAAAGAATCCGTGATTTACGAGAAGATAACGATATGACACAGGCGCAGGTTGGCGAGAAAATCAATGTTCCGCAGAGAACCTATGCCTATTATGAAACAGGCGAGCGTATGATTCCGCCCCATGTATTATGGGCGTTGGCGGATTTATATGACGTTTCTATTGATTATCTGTTGGGACGAACAGATGATAAAAAACGATGAAGTTTTGCCGAAAAGGCACTTTATACTGCCCGAAGGGGCTTGTGGGGAGGGGATATCCAAGGGGAACCTTGTTCCTCTTGGACCTCCTGTGGGGGTCCGGGACCCATTGAGGAGGGGTCCCGGGTTTTTGTTACTTTTTAGCATAAAAAGTAAGGAAGGAATCCTCTGTTTCGCCGAAAAGGTTCTAAACGGGCGAATTTCTTATCTTCACCAAGCCATATTTTTTGCGCAAATGCGCTTTCTTACATCCTTTTATCCTTTTCCAGAACGGCATCGAAGGCCTTTGTCAGTGTTGCCTCAAAGCCATTTGCCTGCAATGCGGCTACACCCTCGATGGTTGTGCCGCCGGGGGAGCAGACCTGATCCACCAGAGACATGGGATGCTCGCCGCTTTCGAGTACCATTTTCGCGCTGCCCTCTACGGTTGCCGCCGCGATTTCCAATGCCTGCTTTTTGGACATGCCTGCCTTGACTGCGGCGCGCGCCAATGCGTCCATATAAAGATAGGCGAACGCAGGGGCAGAGCCTGCCAGAACGGTGAAAATGCCGAATTGGCTTTCCTCCACCTCGATAACCGCGCCAATAGTTGCAAACATTTCCTTAACAACGGCTTTTTGTTCCGCCGTTACCAGTGCGTTGGCACAAAGACCACTGGTTGCTGCGCCGATTTTTGCATTGATATTCGGCATAATACGGACAACCGGTGTCCCTTCGGGCAATAGCTCCGCCAGATATGCCAGCTCCTTTCCTGCCGCAATGGAAACCACCAAGGGCTTCTTTGCCGCAATTTCCTCCTTTAACGCAGGCAGAACAGCCGCCAGAATATGCGGCTTCACCGCAAGCACCAGTACATCGCTCGCCGCTACAACCTCCGCCGCCGTTGTCACCGCAGTTGCGCCGCAGGTTTCTGCCAGCCTCTGGGCAGAGGTGCCGGATTTACTTGTGATGAAAATATCCTTACCGTCATAGCTTTTTGTACCAATGGTCATGCCCCTGATGATGGCGCTTGCCATATTGCCTGCGCCGATAAACCCGAATCGCATGGAATCTCCTCCTTCGCTTCTTCCTTTAT harbors:
- a CDS encoding helix-turn-helix domain-containing protein, giving the protein MSEFAANLKQFRKRKKYSQATLARKLNYGHMTIANYESGRNEPSIDDLIKIAIILDISLDELVGKNPSKKEECFLHEFQKLSEKNQNRILDLIKALQL
- the proC gene encoding pyrroline-5-carboxylate reductase; this encodes MRFGFIGAGNMASAIIRGMTIGTKSYDGKDIFITSKSGTSAQRLAETCGATAVTTAAEVVAASDVLVLAVKPHILAAVLPALKEEIAAKKPLVVSIAAGKELAYLAELLPEGTPVVRIMPNINAKIGAATSGLCANALVTAEQKAVVKEMFATIGAVIEVEESQFGIFTVLAGSAPAFAYLYMDALARAAVKAGMSKKQALEIAAATVEGSAKMVLESGEHPMSLVDQVCSPGGTTIEGVAALQANGFEATLTKAFDAVLEKDKRM
- a CDS encoding helix-turn-helix domain-containing protein, producing MIYKRIRDLREDNDMTQAQVGEKINVPQRTYAYYETGERMIPPHVLWALADLYDVSIDYLLGRTDDKKR
- a CDS encoding DUF3784 domain-containing protein, encoding MENIVLLILGVFISVMGIVNIKGNISTIHSYNRRKVKEEDIPKYGKAVGTGTLIIGVSLVLGFIVSFWSEEMIAYITHPAVVVGLGFMLYGQFKYNKGIF